In Thermovirga sp., the following are encoded in one genomic region:
- a CDS encoding 3-isopropylmalate dehydratase large subunit, translating to MGKTMIEKSIERAAGREVKVGERVWCNIDLSTARDFGGANCVLQFEEVTDKKGKVWNPDKVAFTFDLQAPSHSEKVSNNQKIIREFAKKQGIKKVFDVDWGIGQHVLLENGLVKPGDVILGTDSHMNLLGGVGAFATGVGNTDIVASWFEGTNWFRVPETMKITVTGKFAKGVCMRDLLTHIVGTLGADGMFFLATEFYGETIEKASLAERITLCSMVTEMSGKVGLIMPNGEVLDWLVDRAGDEVLDRVKTLAADPDAVYVKELEFNVDGLEPMTSCPDAPDNVKKVREVAGEHVDQVHIGSCSNGRFEDITAAFEVLKAGGFKVAPGMRAIVTPATREVMLECAKAGYIQKFLEAGVIFTNPTCALCTAEHYGALPSGDVGMSTTNRNFIGKVGKGSHTYLASPMTAMATAVRGKITDPRDILG from the coding sequence ATGGGTAAAACGATGATCGAGAAGTCCATCGAGCGGGCAGCCGGCCGAGAAGTAAAGGTCGGCGAGAGGGTCTGGTGCAACATCGACCTGTCGACGGCTCGCGACTTCGGCGGAGCTAACTGCGTGCTGCAGTTCGAGGAAGTAACCGATAAAAAAGGAAAGGTCTGGAACCCCGACAAGGTGGCCTTCACCTTCGACCTCCAGGCACCGTCCCACTCGGAAAAGGTATCCAACAACCAGAAGATCATTCGAGAATTCGCCAAAAAGCAGGGCATCAAGAAGGTCTTCGACGTGGACTGGGGCATCGGCCAGCACGTCCTGCTCGAGAACGGCCTAGTGAAGCCCGGCGACGTGATCCTTGGCACCGACAGCCACATGAATCTCCTCGGCGGGGTGGGCGCCTTCGCCACCGGCGTGGGGAACACCGACATAGTGGCCTCCTGGTTCGAAGGGACCAACTGGTTTCGCGTGCCCGAAACGATGAAGATCACCGTCACGGGCAAGTTCGCGAAGGGCGTCTGTATGCGCGACCTGCTGACCCACATCGTGGGAACCCTGGGAGCCGACGGCATGTTCTTCCTGGCCACCGAGTTCTACGGCGAGACCATCGAAAAGGCGTCCCTGGCGGAGAGGATAACTCTCTGCTCCATGGTCACCGAGATGAGCGGCAAGGTGGGCCTCATCATGCCCAACGGCGAGGTCCTGGACTGGCTGGTCGACAGGGCCGGCGACGAGGTACTGGACAGGGTCAAGACCCTGGCGGCCGACCCGGACGCCGTTTACGTCAAGGAACTGGAGTTCAACGTCGACGGCCTCGAGCCGATGACATCCTGCCCCGACGCGCCGGACAACGTGAAAAAGGTTCGGGAGGTCGCCGGAGAGCACGTGGACCAGGTCCACATAGGTTCCTGCTCCAACGGCCGTTTCGAGGACATCACGGCCGCTTTCGAGGTCCTCAAGGCGGGCGGCTTCAAGGTAGCCCCGGGCATGCGGGCCATCGTGACACCGGCCACCCGGGAGGTCATGCTGGAGTGCGCCAAGGCCGGGTACATCCAGAAGTTCCTCGAGGCAGGGGTGATCTTCACCAACCCGACCTGCGCGCTCTGCACCGCCGAGCACTACGGCGCCCTGCCCAGCGGCGACGTGGGCATGTCCACGACGAACCGGAACTTCATAGGCAAGGTCGGCAAGGGGAGCCACACCTACCTGGCAAGCCCCATGACCGCCATGGCCACCGCCGTGCGCGGCAAGATCACTGATCCCAGGGATATCCTCGGATAA
- the leuD gene encoding 3-isopropylmalate dehydratase small subunit (catalyzes the isomerization between 2-isopropylmalate and 3-isopropylmalate in leucine biosynthesis), producing MDKTILRGRAWVFEDDVDTDLIYHNKYLAETDPKKMPQYSFEYYPGKEHFAKEVKEGDFIVAGTNFGCGSSREHAVYCLKYAGIPVVLAESFSRIYYRNAINNGYPVLFVNGLSQAIKDGKIKDGDELEVDLEKGEIKDLTNGNNFHGDAVADLEMDIMKAGGLIEYLKEKAVSK from the coding sequence ATGGATAAGACGATCCTTCGCGGAAGAGCCTGGGTGTTCGAGGATGATGTCGACACCGACCTCATCTACCACAACAAGTACCTGGCCGAGACCGACCCGAAGAAGATGCCCCAGTACTCCTTCGAGTACTACCCCGGCAAGGAGCACTTCGCGAAAGAGGTAAAGGAAGGGGACTTCATCGTAGCGGGCACGAACTTCGGCTGCGGCTCCTCCCGTGAGCACGCCGTCTACTGCCTGAAGTACGCCGGCATCCCCGTCGTCCTGGCGGAATCCTTCTCTCGCATCTACTATCGCAACGCCATAAACAACGGGTACCCGGTCCTCTTCGTGAACGGCCTGAGCCAGGCCATCAAGGACGGCAAGATCAAGGACGGCGACGAACTTGAGGTCGACCTGGAGAAGGGCGAGATCAAGGATCTCACCAATGGCAACAACTTCCACGGCGACGCCGTCGCGGACCTGGAGATGGACATAATGAAGGCC